In the genome of Polaribacter atrinae, one region contains:
- a CDS encoding DUF1501 domain-containing protein, protein MKRRGFLKQSTFASGMFFVPQFLKAFENSSMKPFSNKKVVIIQLKGGNDGLNTVVPFNNDIYYQQRSNIAIKQNDLFKISDEVGLHKSLQPLQDLYNKGFVSIINNVGYPNPNLSHFRATDIWQTASDSNEYLQNGWVGRYLDYTKGNPYSAIEVDQSLSLMLKGKSQNGLAITDPKMFYDSMSAPFFNNVVTNYNDAHLSEHNLGYLYNTMIDAKSSAKHIYEQSNTKSTFAEYPKNIFGKQLKTISQFINSGLETQVYYAGLSGFDTHANQPGTQERLLKVYAESMEVFINDLQKNNAFEDVLILTFSEFGRRVKQNESKGTDHGTANNVFVMGKNLKKQGLYNNLPNLGNLDRNGNLKYEIDFREIYATILDKWLAVDDVAILNKSFSKLDFV, encoded by the coding sequence ATGAAACGTAGAGGTTTTTTAAAACAGTCAACTTTTGCTTCAGGGATGTTTTTTGTGCCTCAGTTTTTAAAGGCTTTCGAAAACAGTTCGATGAAACCTTTTAGCAATAAGAAAGTAGTCATTATTCAGTTAAAAGGAGGGAATGATGGTTTAAATACGGTGGTGCCTTTTAACAACGATATTTATTATCAACAAAGAAGCAACATCGCCATAAAACAAAACGATTTATTTAAAATTTCTGATGAAGTTGGGTTGCATAAAAGTCTACAACCTTTACAAGATTTATACAATAAAGGCTTTGTAAGTATCATTAATAATGTTGGGTATCCGAACCCTAACTTATCACATTTTAGAGCTACAGACATTTGGCAAACGGCAAGTGATAGTAATGAATATTTGCAAAATGGTTGGGTGGGCCGTTATTTAGATTACACCAAAGGAAATCCTTATAGTGCTATTGAAGTTGATCAAAGTTTGTCTTTAATGTTAAAAGGAAAATCGCAAAATGGATTGGCAATTACAGATCCAAAAATGTTTTATGATTCTATGAGTGCGCCATTTTTTAACAATGTAGTTACTAATTATAATGATGCACATTTAAGCGAACATAACTTAGGGTATTTGTACAATACCATGATTGATGCAAAATCATCTGCAAAACATATTTATGAGCAAAGTAATACCAAAAGTACGTTTGCAGAATATCCTAAAAATATCTTTGGTAAACAACTAAAAACCATTTCTCAGTTTATAAATTCTGGATTAGAAACGCAGGTTTATTATGCTGGTTTAAGTGGTTTTGATACACATGCAAACCAACCTGGTACACAAGAGAGATTATTAAAAGTCTATGCAGAAAGTATGGAAGTGTTTATTAATGATTTGCAAAAAAATAATGCTTTTGAGGATGTTTTAATTCTAACTTTTTCTGAATTTGGAAGACGCGTAAAACAAAATGAATCTAAAGGAACCGATCATGGTACTGCAAACAATGTTTTTGTGATGGGGAAAAACTTAAAGAAGCAAGGTTTGTATAATAATTTACCAAATTTAGGAAACTTAGATAGAAATGGAAATCTTAAATATGAGATAGATTTTAGAGAAATTTACGCAACTATTTTAGACAAATGGTTGGCAGTAGATGATGTAGCTATTTTGAATAAATCATTTTCTAAATTAGATTTTGTTTAG
- a CDS encoding DUF1800 domain-containing protein: protein MSRKKVIELSAAWFQRLNNPSEILREKMTLFWANHFVCENKNILYVQSYHNMLRKNALGNFRDFTKIVSKEPAMLAYLNNKQNKKKSPNENFARELMELFTLGQDQYTEHDIKESARSFTGYNHTYKGEFIFKEKQHDHNEKTFFGKSGNFNGDDIIDIILQKEQCARFISEKIYTYFVNENINKKHIDEMVAVFYKDYNIEKLMRFVLLSKWFYEDENIGTKIKSPIEFLVGINTVVPYKIEKTRQIILVQRLLGQILMNPPNVVGWKTGRNWIDSNTIVTRLRLPSVLLNNAEIAYSEIGDEETMITDFDKRKLRKNAFVKVSTDWNSFEENYKKNSNKELVHQIITSKINTGTKEMLERNQQLSKHDFVVQLMSLPEYQLC from the coding sequence ATTAGTAGAAAAAAAGTTATAGAATTGTCTGCAGCTTGGTTTCAAAGATTAAATAATCCTTCTGAAATTTTACGTGAAAAAATGACCTTGTTTTGGGCAAATCATTTTGTGTGCGAAAACAAGAACATCTTGTACGTACAAAGTTATCATAATATGTTGCGTAAAAATGCTTTGGGTAATTTTAGAGACTTTACAAAAATAGTTTCTAAAGAACCCGCAATGTTGGCATATTTAAACAACAAACAAAATAAGAAAAAGAGTCCGAATGAGAATTTTGCTCGCGAATTAATGGAGCTTTTTACGTTGGGGCAAGATCAATATACAGAACACGATATAAAAGAATCTGCAAGGTCTTTTACGGGATATAATCATACTTATAAAGGAGAATTTATCTTTAAAGAAAAACAGCACGATCACAACGAAAAAACTTTTTTTGGAAAGTCTGGTAATTTTAATGGTGATGATATTATAGATATTATCCTACAAAAGGAACAATGTGCAAGGTTTATTTCAGAAAAAATTTATACTTATTTTGTAAATGAAAATATCAATAAAAAGCATATTGATGAAATGGTTGCTGTTTTTTATAAAGATTACAACATCGAAAAATTAATGCGTTTTGTGTTGCTTTCTAAGTGGTTTTATGAGGATGAAAACATTGGAACAAAAATAAAATCACCCATAGAATTTTTGGTAGGCATCAATACCGTTGTGCCTTATAAAATAGAGAAAACGAGACAAATTATTCTGGTTCAAAGATTATTAGGTCAAATATTAATGAATCCGCCAAATGTTGTCGGATGGAAAACAGGAAGAAATTGGATTGATAGCAATACCATTGTTACACGCTTACGATTGCCTTCTGTACTGCTCAATAATGCTGAAATTGCGTATTCAGAAATTGGAGATGAAGAAACCATGATTACTGATTTTGATAAAAGAAAACTGCGTAAAAATGCATTTGTAAAAGTGAGTACAGATTGGAATTCTTTTGAAGAAAACTATAAAAAAAATTCTAACAAAGAGTTGGTACATCAAATAATTACTTCAAAAATAAATACGGGTACCAAAGAAATGTTAGAAAGAAATCAGCAACTTTCTAAACACGATTTTGTTGTACAATTAATGAGTTTGCCAGAATATCAACTTTGCTAA
- a CDS encoding RNA polymerase sigma factor produces the protein MSKELNLLILKSKKGNQRAQIKLYDQFCEAMFFISCRYLKNEEEAKDAMQDAFLKAFLNLESYTIERSFGSWLKKIVINTCIDILKKKKIETVSLDHYPLEVLDDNDWNFYVKIDEKEIVDAIDRLKIKYQLVVKLYLLEGYDHSEISDILKIPIKTSRTQLRRGKLELRNLLKI, from the coding sequence ATGTCTAAAGAACTTAATCTTTTAATTTTAAAAAGCAAAAAAGGGAATCAAAGAGCTCAAATAAAGCTTTATGACCAGTTTTGTGAAGCGATGTTTTTTATTTCTTGTAGGTACCTTAAAAACGAAGAAGAAGCAAAAGACGCTATGCAAGATGCTTTTTTAAAAGCCTTTTTAAATTTAGAATCTTATACAATAGAAAGAAGTTTTGGTTCTTGGTTAAAGAAAATAGTTATTAATACTTGTATAGATATATTAAAAAAGAAAAAGATAGAAACCGTTTCTTTAGATCATTATCCTTTAGAGGTTTTAGACGATAATGATTGGAATTTTTATGTGAAAATTGATGAAAAAGAAATTGTTGATGCCATTGATCGTCTAAAAATTAAATATCAATTGGTTGTTAAATTATATTTATTGGAAGGTTATGATCATTCAGAAATATCAGATATTTTAAAAATTCCGATTAAAACATCAAGAACACAATTAAGAAGAGGAAAATTAGAACTTAGAAATCTTCTAAAAATTTAA
- a CDS encoding aldehyde dehydrogenase family protein: MTDFGIKEALQELGLKAINNGTSTGSTNFSNGEIIESYSPVDGKLIGKVKTTTKEDYEKVMEAATKAFLSFRNMPAPQRGEIVRQFGNKLREKKAALGKLVSYEMGKSYQEGLGEVQEMIDICDFAVGLSRQLNGQTIPSERPGHVMREQWHPIGVVGIISAFNFPVAVWAWNTALAWICGDVCVWKGSEKAPLCSVACQNIITEILKENNLPEGISCIINGDYKVGEMMTTDTRIPLISATGSTKMGRIVGATVAQRFGKSLLELGGNNAIIITPTADLKVVVPGAVFGAVGTCGQRCTSTRRLIIHESVYDKVRDAIVGAYKQIKIGNPLDENNHVGPLIDKDAVNTYLAAIEKAKAEGGTILVEGGVLEGKGYESGCYVKPAIIEAENHFEIVQHETFAPILYLMKYSGEVENAIDQQNGVAQGLSSAIMTNEMKEAEKFLSYAGSDCGIANVNIGTSGAEIGGAFGGEKETGGGRESGSDAWKVYMRRQTNTINYSDELPLAQGIKFDL, encoded by the coding sequence ATGACAGACTTTGGAATTAAAGAAGCTTTACAAGAATTAGGTTTAAAAGCTATAAATAATGGAACTTCTACAGGATCTACTAATTTTTCTAATGGAGAAATTATAGAAAGTTATTCTCCTGTTGATGGAAAATTGATAGGAAAAGTAAAAACGACTACAAAAGAAGATTACGAAAAAGTGATGGAAGCTGCTACAAAAGCATTTTTATCATTTAGAAATATGCCTGCTCCACAAAGAGGAGAAATTGTTCGTCAGTTTGGTAATAAATTAAGAGAAAAAAAGGCTGCACTTGGTAAATTAGTTTCTTATGAAATGGGAAAAAGTTACCAAGAAGGTTTAGGCGAAGTACAAGAAATGATTGATATCTGCGATTTTGCTGTTGGTTTGTCTCGTCAATTAAACGGACAAACAATTCCGTCTGAAAGACCAGGACATGTAATGAGAGAGCAATGGCACCCAATAGGCGTTGTTGGTATCATCTCTGCATTTAATTTCCCTGTGGCTGTTTGGGCTTGGAACACCGCTTTAGCGTGGATCTGTGGTGACGTTTGTGTTTGGAAAGGTTCTGAAAAAGCACCTTTATGTTCAGTGGCTTGTCAGAATATAATTACTGAAATTTTAAAAGAAAATAACTTACCAGAAGGAATTTCTTGTATTATTAATGGAGATTATAAAGTTGGTGAAATGATGACTACCGACACAAGAATTCCATTAATTTCTGCTACAGGCTCTACCAAAATGGGAAGAATTGTTGGTGCAACAGTTGCGCAACGTTTTGGAAAATCATTATTAGAATTAGGTGGAAACAATGCCATTATTATTACGCCTACGGCGGATTTAAAAGTAGTGGTTCCTGGTGCTGTTTTTGGTGCTGTAGGTACTTGCGGACAACGTTGCACATCAACCAGAAGATTAATTATTCACGAATCTGTGTATGATAAAGTAAGAGATGCAATTGTTGGCGCTTATAAACAAATTAAAATAGGGAATCCTTTAGATGAAAACAATCATGTTGGTCCGTTAATAGACAAAGATGCTGTAAATACGTATTTAGCTGCTATAGAAAAAGCAAAAGCAGAAGGTGGTACTATTTTAGTTGAAGGTGGTGTTTTAGAAGGTAAAGGATACGAAAGCGGTTGCTACGTTAAACCAGCAATTATAGAAGCCGAAAATCATTTTGAAATTGTACAACATGAAACTTTTGCGCCTATTTTATATCTAATGAAATATAGTGGAGAAGTAGAAAATGCAATCGATCAACAAAACGGGGTTGCACAAGGTTTATCTTCTGCAATTATGACCAATGAAATGAAAGAAGCAGAGAAGTTTTTATCTTATGCTGGTTCAGATTGTGGAATTGCAAACGTAAATATTGGTACTTCTGGTGCAGAAATTGGTGGAGCTTTTGGTGGTGAAAAAGAAACTGGTGGAGGTAGAGAGTCTGGTTCTGATGCTTGGAAAGTGTATATGCGTAGACAAACAAATACCATAAATTATTCTGATGAATTGCCTTTGGCACAAGGAATTAAATTCGATTTATAA
- a CDS encoding isoaspartyl peptidase/L-asparaginase family protein gives MKKNLFIVSALLLLIGCKNESKPLSTAQKTIEVQNEFAIIIHGGAGTILKKNLSDEKEAAYKAKLAEAIKVGHTILKNGGTSQEAVIKTIQVMEESPLFNAGKGAVFTHEETNELDASFMDGKTLNAGAVAGVTNVKSPIELAVKIMTDSDHVMLSGKGASIFAKEKGLEIVDPSYFYTERRFKSLQRIKDRAKTELDHDDKKAAFYDADIKNAKFGTVGCVALDKNGNIAAGTSTGGMTNKRWGRIGDAPIIGSGTYANNATCGVSSTGWGEYFIRSQVAYDISAQMEYQNKSLKEATKDVIQNKLTKLGGTGGVIALDKNGNMSFEFNTAGMYRASMNDKDELIVKIYKE, from the coding sequence ATGAAAAAAAATTTATTTATTGTATCGGCTTTATTGCTTTTAATTGGTTGTAAAAATGAATCTAAACCTTTATCAACAGCACAAAAGACAATTGAAGTACAAAATGAATTTGCAATTATTATACATGGTGGCGCAGGAACAATTTTAAAGAAAAACTTATCTGATGAAAAAGAAGCTGCCTACAAAGCAAAATTAGCCGAAGCTATTAAAGTAGGACATACAATTCTTAAAAACGGAGGAACAAGCCAAGAAGCAGTTATTAAAACCATACAAGTTATGGAAGAATCTCCATTATTTAATGCAGGTAAAGGAGCTGTTTTTACACATGAAGAAACCAATGAATTGGATGCTTCTTTTATGGACGGAAAAACATTAAATGCTGGCGCAGTTGCTGGTGTAACTAATGTAAAAAGCCCTATTGAATTGGCTGTAAAAATTATGACAGATTCTGATCATGTAATGCTTTCTGGTAAGGGAGCTTCTATATTTGCTAAAGAAAAAGGATTAGAAATTGTAGACCCAAGCTATTTTTATACAGAAAGACGCTTTAAATCATTACAAAGAATTAAAGACAGAGCAAAAACGGAATTAGATCATGATGATAAAAAAGCTGCTTTTTACGATGCAGATATTAAAAATGCTAAATTTGGAACTGTTGGTTGTGTTGCGCTAGATAAAAATGGAAACATTGCCGCAGGAACTTCTACTGGAGGAATGACAAATAAACGTTGGGGAAGAATTGGCGATGCACCAATTATTGGTTCTGGTACGTATGCAAATAATGCAACTTGTGGTGTTTCTTCTACCGGTTGGGGAGAATATTTTATTAGAAGTCAGGTTGCATATGATATTTCTGCTCAGATGGAATATCAAAATAAATCTTTAAAAGAAGCCACTAAAGACGTTATTCAAAATAAACTAACAAAACTTGGTGGAACAGGTGGCGTTATAGCTTTAGATAAAAACGGAAATATGTCTTTTGAATTTAATACTGCAGGAATGTACAGAGCTTCTATGAATGATAAAGACGAATTAATTGTAAAAATTTACAAAGAATAA
- a CDS encoding sigma-70 family RNA polymerase sigma factor: protein MTAQATVYQLYADKLFAVCLKYSSNYQDAEDNLQDSFMTIFEKIKKYNHKGSFEGWLKRVTINTVLQKYRVKSPLQNVNDFSDEVEIEEEFNIEDTVFNVDVLLGFIQQLPDKYRLVFNLYVLDNYSHKEISEILGISVGTSKSNLSRARKILKDQVEMHQKKIEND from the coding sequence ATGACAGCGCAAGCAACAGTTTATCAGCTTTATGCAGATAAGCTGTTTGCAGTTTGTTTAAAATATTCGAGCAATTATCAAGACGCAGAAGATAATTTACAAGATAGTTTTATGACTATTTTTGAAAAAATAAAAAAATATAACCATAAAGGTTCTTTTGAAGGATGGTTAAAACGTGTAACGATTAATACCGTTTTGCAAAAATACAGAGTAAAGTCTCCCTTGCAAAATGTAAATGATTTTTCTGATGAAGTAGAAATAGAAGAAGAATTTAATATAGAAGACACTGTTTTTAATGTGGATGTTTTGTTGGGTTTTATTCAACAATTACCAGATAAGTATAGATTGGTTTTTAATTTATATGTTTTAGATAATTATTCTCATAAAGAAATTTCAGAAATACTTGGGATTTCAGTCGGTACATCAAAATCGAACCTGTCTAGAGCAAGAAAAATATTGAAAGATCAAGTAGAAATGCATCAAAAAAAAATAGAAAACGATTAA
- a CDS encoding DUF4377 domain-containing protein: MKLKSIILVVFMLIISCEKNNLDVNEKTLMIASTKVDCVGVAPQKCLLTKEVGAENWGYFYSSIAGFNYEEGFEYEILISEKDIENLPQDASSKEYTLIKVISKVEKTSENLPE, from the coding sequence ATGAAGTTAAAAAGTATCATTTTAGTCGTTTTTATGTTGATTATTTCTTGTGAAAAAAATAACCTTGATGTAAATGAAAAAACATTAATGATTGCTTCTACAAAAGTAGATTGTGTTGGTGTGGCTCCTCAAAAATGTTTGTTAACCAAAGAAGTAGGAGCAGAAAATTGGGGATACTTTTATTCTTCTATTGCTGGTTTTAATTATGAAGAAGGTTTTGAATATGAGATTTTAATTTCTGAAAAAGATATAGAAAATCTGCCACAAGATGCATCTTCTAAAGAATACACGTTGATAAAAGTAATATCTAAAGTTGAAAAAACATCAGAAAATCTACCAGAATGA
- a CDS encoding acyl transferase has translation MQNNIFNIQNQEDFKQVALAVFKHQFKNNKVYRSFCDLLYIHPSDVTKVEEIPFLPIQFFKSREVLSSTEEIQETFTSSGTTGSVTSKHFVTDINLYKESYLKGFAHFYGNIEDYVVLALLPNYLERNGSSLVFMVDDLIQKSNNSESGFYLDNIQELAKKLVELDKRGQKTLLIGVSFALLDLIEMQQFNLKNTIIMETGGMKGRRKELIRDELHQLLQSGFGVTEIHSEYGMTELLSQGYSNGNGVFDMPPWMKILTRDTEDALTIQQVEKTGGINVIDLANYNSCAFIATQDLGKVHKNGTFEIIGRFDNSDIRGCNLMVL, from the coding sequence ATGCAAAACAATATTTTTAACATCCAAAACCAAGAAGATTTTAAGCAAGTTGCTTTAGCTGTTTTTAAACACCAGTTTAAGAACAATAAAGTATACCGCTCTTTTTGCGATTTATTATACATTCATCCTTCAGATGTTACTAAGGTTGAAGAAATTCCGTTTTTACCTATTCAGTTCTTTAAAAGTAGAGAAGTACTTTCTTCTACAGAAGAGATTCAAGAAACTTTTACTAGCTCTGGCACAACTGGTAGCGTTACAAGCAAACATTTTGTTACAGATATTAACCTCTACAAAGAAAGTTACTTAAAAGGATTCGCTCATTTTTATGGCAACATAGAAGACTATGTAGTTTTGGCTTTATTGCCAAATTATTTAGAAAGAAATGGCTCTTCTTTGGTTTTTATGGTAGATGATTTAATTCAGAAATCAAACAATTCAGAAAGTGGTTTTTATTTAGATAATATTCAAGAATTAGCAAAAAAACTAGTAGAATTAGACAAAAGAGGTCAAAAAACACTCTTAATTGGCGTTTCTTTTGCTTTGTTAGATTTAATAGAAATGCAACAATTCAACCTTAAAAACACCATTATTATGGAAACTGGTGGAATGAAAGGACGAAGAAAAGAGTTAATTAGAGATGAATTGCATCAGCTTTTACAAAGCGGATTTGGAGTTACTGAAATTCACTCAGAATACGGAATGACAGAATTATTAAGTCAAGGATATTCTAACGGGAATGGTGTTTTTGACATGCCTCCTTGGATGAAAATTCTAACAAGAGATACAGAAGATGCACTAACCATTCAACAAGTTGAAAAAACAGGCGGAATTAATGTAATTGATTTGGCGAACTATAATTCTTGTGCTTTTATTGCTACGCAAGATTTAGGCAAAGTACATAAAAACGGTACTTTCGAAATTATTGGTCGTTTTGATAATTCAGACATTAGAGGCTGTAATTTAATGGTATTGTAA
- the mscL gene encoding large conductance mechanosensitive channel protein MscL: MKFKLIEDFKEFAVKGNMIDIAIGVIIGAAFNKVISVLVKEVLMPPLSFMTQGAKWENKKIILREAVLVKEKITIDEIAIGYGKLFEASIDFLIIAFTVFVIVKAMNSMKKKADDPKNKAVVTPKNIELMNKTNELLEKQNEYLQKLLIEKSK, translated from the coding sequence ATGAAATTTAAACTAATTGAAGATTTTAAAGAGTTTGCTGTAAAAGGTAACATGATAGATATTGCTATTGGGGTTATTATTGGAGCTGCTTTTAATAAAGTAATTAGCGTATTGGTAAAAGAGGTTTTAATGCCACCATTATCTTTTATGACCCAAGGTGCAAAATGGGAAAACAAGAAAATTATTCTAAGAGAAGCTGTACTTGTTAAAGAAAAAATTACCATTGATGAAATTGCAATTGGTTATGGTAAATTATTTGAAGCAAGTATCGATTTTCTAATCATTGCATTTACTGTTTTTGTAATTGTTAAAGCAATGAATTCTATGAAAAAGAAAGCAGACGACCCAAAGAACAAAGCAGTGGTTACACCTAAAAACATTGAGTTAATGAACAAAACCAATGAACTTTTAGAAAAACAAAATGAATATCTACAAAAACTTTTAATAGAAAAAAGTAAATGA
- a CDS encoding chemotaxis protein: MVFYNKVKWVLGILMVFILIIATNLIDKNNFSRVKDSVVAIYNDRLIAKDLIFKMSNSIQEKELAVVASDSVFFSGRNKEVSQDIQDFIEMFEQTKLTLQEKKIFSAYKTNLEILKNTESDFIQSKFVDKTPLINHISAVKLNLNDLSKIQIVEGKRQMSLSEKAIDSIELFTKIEIYILIFLAILIQIIVIYKPKEN, encoded by the coding sequence ATGGTATTCTACAACAAAGTAAAATGGGTTCTTGGTATTTTAATGGTTTTCATTTTAATAATTGCAACAAATCTTATTGACAAAAACAATTTTTCTAGAGTTAAAGACTCTGTTGTTGCAATCTATAACGACAGACTTATTGCAAAAGATTTAATCTTTAAAATGTCTAATTCTATTCAAGAAAAAGAGTTAGCCGTTGTTGCTTCAGATTCAGTATTCTTTTCGGGCAGAAATAAAGAGGTTAGCCAGGATATTCAGGATTTTATTGAGATGTTTGAACAAACAAAACTAACACTACAAGAGAAGAAAATATTTAGTGCGTACAAAACGAATTTAGAAATATTAAAAAATACAGAATCCGATTTTATTCAGTCTAAATTTGTTGATAAGACTCCTTTAATCAACCATATATCAGCAGTAAAACTAAATCTTAATGACTTGTCAAAAATTCAGATAGTTGAAGGTAAAAGGCAAATGTCTTTAAGTGAAAAAGCGATTGATTCCATAGAGCTTTTTACAAAAATTGAAATTTATATATTGATTTTTCTTGCAATTTTAATTCAGATAATTGTCATTTATAAACCAAAAGAAAACTAA
- a CDS encoding DMT family transporter, translating into MNWIILVVAGLFEVVFAFCLGKAKETTGNEMYFWYFAFFISCAISMGLLIKATQTLPIGTAYAVWTGIGAVGTVLVGIVVFKEPATFLRLLFITTLVISIVGLKAVSQ; encoded by the coding sequence ATGAATTGGATTATTTTAGTTGTTGCAGGTTTATTTGAAGTGGTATTTGCTTTTTGCCTAGGAAAAGCAAAAGAAACTACGGGGAATGAGATGTATTTTTGGTACTTCGCCTTTTTTATCAGTTGTGCTATAAGCATGGGACTTTTAATCAAAGCAACTCAAACATTACCAATAGGAACAGCATATGCAGTATGGACAGGAATTGGAGCAGTTGGAACGGTTTTAGTAGGAATTGTTGTGTTTAAAGAACCCGCAACATTTTTAAGGTTACTATTTATTACTACACTAGTAATCTCTATTGTTGGCTTAAAAGCAGTATCACAATAA
- a CDS encoding TIR domain-containing protein → MKDKVEELINEAQEHTLDKNIYLHQKLREHYTKSTPELQGWIAECEDYILKNYGKDSAPWRIFERLDVRKFDGNYPEDFDKQKKKIISALTSCLRIKSTKNTVNHIPTPELDLSKVFIVHGHDELLKNEVARFIEKLKLEAIILHEKASSGKTIIEKIEEYSNVGFGIVLYTGCDIGAKNEENPTLQNRARQNVVFEHGFLISKIGRRNVCALVKGDIEKPNDISGVVYVSTQEEWRLSISKELKNSGYNIDMNLVI, encoded by the coding sequence ATGAAAGATAAAGTAGAAGAGCTAATAAATGAAGCTCAAGAGCATACCTTAGATAAAAATATATACTTACATCAAAAACTAAGAGAACATTACACTAAGTCTACTCCTGAATTACAAGGTTGGATTGCTGAATGTGAAGATTATATTTTAAAAAATTATGGAAAAGATAGTGCTCCATGGAGAATATTTGAAAGATTAGATGTCAGAAAATTTGACGGAAATTACCCAGAAGATTTTGATAAGCAAAAAAAAAAAATCATTAGTGCACTAACATCTTGTCTAAGAATAAAATCTACTAAAAATACTGTAAACCATATACCTACTCCTGAACTTGACCTTTCAAAGGTATTCATCGTTCACGGTCATGATGAATTATTGAAAAATGAAGTTGCTAGATTTATTGAAAAATTGAAATTAGAAGCAATTATCTTACATGAAAAAGCAAGCTCTGGAAAAACTATCATAGAAAAAATAGAAGAATATTCTAATGTCGGATTTGGTATTGTTTTGTACACAGGGTGTGATATTGGAGCTAAAAATGAAGAAAATCCAACTCTTCAAAATAGAGCTAGACAAAATGTAGTATTTGAGCACGGTTTTCTAATTAGTAAAATTGGAAGAAGAAACGTTTGCGCATTAGTAAAAGGAGATATCGAAAAACCTAATGATATTTCAGGAGTCGTTTATGTTTCAACACAAGAAGAATGGAGGCTCAGTATATCTAAAGAGTTAAAAAATAGTGGGTACAATATTGATATGAACTTAGTTATTTAA
- the thiL gene encoding thiamine-phosphate kinase, translated as MLEDKNTQKTSLAELGEFGLINHITKYFKVQNASTIKAVGDDAAVLDASDKQTLVTTDLLIEGVHFDLSYMPLKHLGYKAVMVNLSDVYAMNGVAEQVTVSIAVSNRFPLEAIEELYAGIQLACESYNVDLVGGDTTSSTKGILISVTAIGKAEKADVVYRDGAKETDLIVVSGDLGAAYLGLQVLEREKQVFKVDPNNQPDLDSYTYLIERQLKPEARRDISGLLKEMEIKPTSMIDISDGLSSELFHICTQSKVGCKVYEDKLPLDPQVISACEEFELDSTMVALSGGEDYELLFTVPIADFDKIKGNPHFSIIGHVTAENQGLNLVTRAGQEIELKAQGWNALKNE; from the coding sequence ATGTTAGAAGATAAAAATACACAAAAGACGTCGTTGGCTGAACTAGGTGAGTTTGGCTTGATCAATCATATTACAAAATATTTTAAGGTACAAAATGCATCAACAATAAAAGCTGTTGGAGATGATGCTGCCGTTTTAGATGCTTCGGATAAACAAACGTTGGTTACCACAGATTTGTTGATAGAAGGTGTACATTTTGATTTAAGTTATATGCCACTAAAACATTTAGGTTACAAGGCTGTAATGGTAAATTTATCTGATGTGTATGCGATGAATGGAGTTGCAGAACAGGTTACGGTTTCTATTGCGGTTTCTAATAGATTTCCGTTAGAGGCAATTGAAGAATTGTATGCCGGAATTCAGTTAGCTTGTGAGAGTTACAATGTAGATTTGGTTGGTGGAGACACAACGTCATCTACCAAAGGGATTTTAATTTCTGTTACCGCAATTGGTAAGGCAGAAAAAGCCGATGTTGTGTATAGAGACGGTGCAAAAGAAACAGATTTAATTGTTGTTTCTGGAGATTTAGGTGCTGCTTATTTAGGGTTACAAGTTTTAGAGAGAGAAAAGCAAGTTTTTAAGGTTGATCCAAATAATCAGCCAGATTTAGATAGTTATACCTATTTAATTGAACGTCAATTAAAGCCAGAAGCACGTAGAGATATTTCTGGATTATTAAAAGAAATGGAAATAAAACCAACTTCTATGATTGATATTTCTGATGGACTTTCGTCAGAACTTTTTCATATTTGTACGCAAAGTAAAGTAGGTTGTAAAGTGTATGAAGATAAATTGCCTTTAGATCCGCAAGTAATTTCTGCTTGTGAAGAATTTGAATTAGATTCTACGATGGTTGCTTTAAGTGGTGGTGAAGATTACGAACTTTTATTTACAGTGCCTATTGCAGATTTTGATAAAATAAAAGGAAACCCACATTTTTCTATTATTGGTCATGTTACTGCAGAAAACCAAGGACTAAATTTAGTGACAAGAGCAGGACAGGAAATTGAATTAAAAGCACAAGGTTGGAATGCTTTAAAGAATGAGTAA